The Juglans microcarpa x Juglans regia isolate MS1-56 chromosome 8S, Jm3101_v1.0, whole genome shotgun sequence genome has a window encoding:
- the LOC121244684 gene encoding phytosulfokine receptor 2, which produces MESGLQALIAAAASFLIVTILVAFMIIICKRHEKPTHRSRANDRARARALSRGNTELSSITVDESASFDPNLRISMIELVIATKNFSADLIVGDGSFGLVYKAQLSGATVAVKKLDPDAFQGFREFQAEMETLEKLRHENIVKILGYCVSGSERLLVYEYMEKGSLDQWLQDASSENDTSAAAWPNSGVRLPLSWETRVKIAQGVANGLAYLHGLEEPIIHRDIKASNVLLDSKFEAHIADFGLARRVGESHSHVSTQVAGTMGYMPPEYREGLTMATVKADVYSFGVLLLEIATGMRPNLPAVVDGKEVVLVEWAKKMVAQNRQMEMLDANIMREELLEANVKKYFEIASSCISEISRDRPTMAKVVELLNQISG; this is translated from the coding sequence ATGGAAAGCGGTCTCCAAGCTCTTATCGCAGCCGCTGCGAGTTTCCTCATCGTGACCATACTCGTGGCTTTCATGATTATCATCTGTAAACGACACGAGAAGCCTACTCATCGAAGCCGAGCTAACGATCGAGCCCGAGCCCGAGCCCTCTCCAGAGGCAACACCGAGCTTTCCTCCATCACTGTCGACGAGAGCGCGTCCTTCGACCCCAACCTCCGAATCTCCATGATCGAGCTCGTCATCGCCACCAAGAACTTCTCCGCCGACCTGATCGTTGGAGATGGAAGCTTTGGCCTCGTCTATAAGGCGCAGCTTAGTGGCGCCACCGTCGCCGTCAAGAAGCTCGACCCGGACGCTTTTCAAGGGTTTCGGGAGTTTCAGGCCGAGATGGAGACCCTGGAAAAGCTCCGTCACGAAAATATCGTCAAGATTCTCGGGTACTGCGTCTCGGGGTCCGAGAGACTCCTGGTTTACGAGTATATGGAAAAAGGCAGTCTCGACCAATGGTTGCAGGACGCTTCATCAGAAAACGATACCTCGGCAGCGGCCTGGCCAAACTCCGGTGTACGGTTACCGTTATCTTGGGAGACGAGGGTTAAGATTGCCCAGGGTGTGGCTAATGGGCTCGCCTATTTACATGGTTTGGAGGAGCCCATCATTCATCGGGATATAAAAGCTAGCAATGTGTTGTTGGATTCGAAATTTGAGGCTCATATTGCAGACTTTGGGCTTGCAAGAAGGGTCGGCGAGTCGCATTCCCACGTGTCGACGCAAGTTGCGGGCACGATGGGATACATGCCGCCGGAGTACAGGGAGGGACTCACAATGGCGACGGTGAAGGCCGACGTGTATAGTTTTGGAGTATTATTGCTTGAAATTGCGACAGGTATGCGGCCCAATTTACCGGCGGTCGTGGATGGAAAAGAGGTGGTGCTAGTGGAATGGGCAAAAAAAATGGTGGCCCAAAATAGGCAAATGGAAATGTTGGATGCCAATATTATGAGGGAGGAACTATTAGAGGCcaatgtgaagaaatattttgaaattgctAGTTCGTGCATAAGTGAGATATCAAGAGATAGGCCAACTATGGCTAAGGTGGTTGAATTGTTGAATCAAATTTCAGGGTGA
- the LOC121244574 gene encoding protein S-acyltransferase 8-like: MAKRVYETWKGSNKFILGGRLIFGPDARSLLVTILLLIVPLVIFCVFVARHLRHEFSPYNVGYTILVVAVVFIIHVLVLLYLTSARDPGIIPRNSHPPEEEFRYDSSVSADVGGRQTPSLQFPRTKEVLVNGLPVRVKYCDTCMLYRPPRCSHCSICNNCVERFDHHCPWVGQCIGLRNYRYFFMFVSSATLLCIYVFAMSALYIKVLMDRDNVGTVWKAMKESPASVILMAYCFICLWFVGGLTGFHSYLIGTNQTTYENFRYRADNRINVYDRGCLNNFLEVFCTAVKPSKNNFRAFVQEEVQRPPHSPAPREGVTADDLGVDPRRKVEDDLEIGEDLLKISQRRNIDELDEDIRSRGSSVPPHNTSDADSVFGSDHRAPTIRSDARHSSWGRRSGSWEIAQEVFTNSNVTESRSHVTPKEARQ, translated from the exons ATGGCAAAGCGCGTGTACGAAACCTGGAAAGGAAGTAAT AAGTTTATCCTTGGTGGGAGGTTGATATTTGGACCAGATGCTAGATCACTTCTTGTTACGATATTGCTCCTTATTGTCCCACTTGTCatattttgtgtatttgttGCAAGGCATCTTCGGCATGAATTTTCACCATATAATGTGGGATATACGATTCTGGTGGTAGCAGTTGTTTTTATCATCCAC GTCTTGGTGCTTCTTTATCTCACTTCAGCCCGCGACCCGGGTATTATTCCACGTAATTCACATCCACCTGAGGAAGAGTTTCGTTATGACTCTTCAGTGTCAGCTGATGTTGGGGGAAGACAAACACCAAGTCTTCAGTTCCCGCGAACAAAAGAAGTATTGGTCAATGGCCTTCCTGTGAGGGTGAAGTATTGCGATACTTGTATGCTATACCGACCTCCTCGTTGTTCCCATTGTTCCATTTGCAATAACTGTGTTGAGCGTTTTGATCACCATTGCCCTTGGGTTGGCCAATGCATTGGTCTG CGCAATTATCGATACTTCTTTATGTTTGTTTCTTCAGCAACTCTTCTTTGCATCTACGTGTTTGCCATGTCAGCTCTGTACATCAAGGTTCTGATGGATCGTGATAATGTGGGCACAGTTTGGAAAGCAATGAAAGAATCACCTGCATCTGTGATACTAATGGCCTATTGTTTCATTTGTCTGTGGTTTGTTGGTGGACTTACTGGCTTCCATTCGTACCTTATAGGCACAAACCAG ACCACCTATGAAAATTTTCGGTACAGAGCCGACAACAGGATCAATGTCTATGATCGGGGTTGTTTGAATAATTTTCTCGAGGTATTTTGCACGGCAGTGAAGCCCTCAAAGAACAACTTCCGGGCTTTTGTTCAAGAGGAGGTACAAAGGCCTCCCCATTCACCTGCACCTCGGGAAGGAGTAACAGCAGATGATTTAGGTGTGGATCCACGTAGAAAGGTAGAAGATGATCTTGAGATTGGCGAAGACTTATTGAAGATCTCCCAGCGTCGTAATATCGACGAACTTGATGAGGACATTCGCAGCAGAGGGAGCAGCGTACCTCCCCATAATACATCAGATGCTGATTCCGTTTTTGGCTCAGATCATCGAGCTCCTACCATTCGTTCTGATGCTCGTCACTCGAGTTGGGGAAGAAGAAGCGGGAGCTGGGAAATTGCGCAAGAGGTCTTCACAAACTCCAATGTAACTGAAAGCAGAAGCCATGTTACTCCAAAGGAAGCACGTCAGTGA